A region from the Mesorhizobium sp. J8 genome encodes:
- a CDS encoding cupin domain-containing protein, protein METSLIDLSTFRDLAKAEIGAFSPKPTSIEGDQLEAARSFFQSPDGSVDIGIWECTPGRFTADRTNSSEICHIISGRVEVGRADGEMRELGPGDLLVLPQGWRGEWRIHETTRKLYMIQSAS, encoded by the coding sequence ATGGAGACCAGCTTGATCGACCTTTCGACTTTCCGCGACCTCGCCAAGGCCGAGATCGGCGCCTTTTCACCGAAGCCAACCTCGATCGAAGGGGATCAGCTGGAGGCTGCGCGATCCTTCTTCCAGTCGCCGGACGGCAGCGTCGACATCGGCATCTGGGAATGCACGCCCGGCCGCTTCACCGCCGACCGCACGAACTCGTCGGAGATCTGCCACATCATCTCCGGTCGCGTGGAAGTGGGCCGTGCCGATGGCGAGATGCGCGAACTGGGGCCGGGCGACCTTCTCGTCCTGCCGCAGGGATGGAGGGGCGAGTGGCGCATTCACGAGACCACGCGCAAGCTCTACATGATCCAAAGCGCCAGCTGA
- a CDS encoding NAD(P)/FAD-dependent oxidoreductase, translating into MQVKRNGDISFWYADLGHIPAPRPPLAGDTEADVAIVGAGYTGLWTAYYLKKARPSLRIVLLEREFAGFGASGRNGGWLSGGFGWSREKYLKTSTRQGVTAMQKAMAGCVDEVIRVATEEGIDADIRRVDNLTVATNPAQLERVREECETIRSWDADPERIELLDAEATRARINIRNVMGGFVIHGQARVQPAKLVRGLAAAVERLGVSIYEKTTVTAIAKGVVTTDRGTVRAETIIRATEGFTAGIPGEERTWLALNSAQIVTEPLSEELWRKIGWEGHELLGNAAHAYCYAQRTREGRITMGGRGVPYRYGSRTDVNGQTQQATIDQLHTILTTLLPQTAGSRIDHAWCGVLGVPRDWCTTVGLDPKTRIGWAGGYVGLGVSSSNLSGRTLADLVLGENTELTQLPWVNRKVRPWEPEPFRWLGVHSMYQLYRIADNREAAGLHHTSKLAALADGITGH; encoded by the coding sequence ATGCAAGTCAAGCGCAACGGCGATATCTCGTTCTGGTATGCGGATCTGGGTCATATCCCCGCGCCACGCCCACCTTTGGCGGGCGACACCGAGGCGGATGTCGCGATCGTCGGCGCCGGCTACACCGGGCTGTGGACCGCCTACTACCTGAAGAAGGCCAGGCCGTCGCTGCGTATCGTGCTGCTCGAGCGGGAGTTTGCCGGCTTCGGCGCCTCGGGGCGCAATGGCGGCTGGCTGTCGGGCGGCTTCGGCTGGTCGCGCGAGAAATATCTGAAGACCTCGACCCGGCAAGGCGTCACCGCCATGCAGAAGGCGATGGCCGGCTGTGTCGACGAGGTGATCCGGGTGGCGACGGAAGAAGGCATCGACGCCGATATCCGCCGCGTCGACAATCTGACGGTTGCCACCAATCCGGCGCAGTTGGAGCGCGTGCGTGAGGAATGCGAGACGATCCGCTCCTGGGATGCCGATCCCGAACGCATCGAGCTGCTTGACGCCGAGGCGACACGGGCGCGCATCAACATCCGGAATGTGATGGGCGGCTTCGTCATCCACGGCCAGGCGCGCGTCCAGCCGGCCAAGCTGGTGCGCGGGCTCGCGGCGGCGGTCGAGCGTCTCGGCGTTTCGATCTACGAGAAGACGACGGTCACCGCCATTGCCAAGGGCGTCGTGACCACGGATCGCGGCACGGTGCGGGCGGAAACGATCATCCGCGCCACCGAAGGGTTCACCGCCGGCATCCCTGGCGAGGAGCGGACCTGGCTGGCGCTCAACAGCGCGCAGATCGTCACCGAACCGCTGTCGGAAGAGCTTTGGCGCAAGATCGGCTGGGAGGGGCACGAGCTGCTCGGCAATGCCGCGCATGCCTATTGCTACGCCCAGCGCACGCGCGAGGGGCGCATCACCATGGGCGGACGCGGTGTGCCTTATCGCTACGGCTCGCGCACCGACGTCAACGGGCAGACGCAGCAGGCGACGATCGACCAGCTGCATACGATCTTGACGACGCTCCTGCCGCAGACGGCTGGGTCTCGCATCGACCACGCCTGGTGCGGCGTGCTCGGCGTGCCGCGCGACTGGTGCACGACAGTAGGCCTCGATCCCAAAACGCGCATCGGCTGGGCCGGCGGCTATGTCGGACTCGGCGTGTCGAGCTCCAACCTGTCGGGGCGCACGCTCGCCGATCTGGTGCTTGGCGAGAACACCGAACTGACGCAGCTGCCCTGGGTCAACCGCAAGGTGCGGCCCTGGGAGCCGGAGCCATTCCGCTGGCTGGGCGTCCATTCGATGTATCAGCTCTACCGCATCGCCGATAACCGCGAGGCCGCCGGGCTCCATCACACCTCGAAACTGGCCGCTCTCGCCGATGGCATCACCGGCCATTAG
- a CDS encoding ABC transporter ATP-binding protein: MNPRAENRGAAIDLDTVSKAYGAFKALDGVSLRIEPGEFMTLLGPSGSGKTTTLNVIAGFTDVTSGKLLVGGKSVVGVPAHRRNIGVVFQHYALFPHMTVGRNVAYPLTLRGVAQDERKARVAKALDMVKMGDFAHRYPSELSGGQQQRVALARAIVFDPPLLLMDEPLGALDKKLREWLQLEIKRIHRELGTTFVYVTHDQEEALVLSDRIAVFNRGRIEQVGTGRQLYDEPATLFVGRFIGDSTVLRGEVKSDGTSTALTIAGETVSAPRRLAGEANPVMLLRPEKLAIRRPGHDAGGTNRLSGTIAEAIYLGSGSKYEVKLGDGSTAIVRSPLAGESFGLGEKVELCFDGADAKLLPDDSTADMTLT, translated from the coding sequence ATGAACCCGAGGGCGGAAAATCGTGGCGCCGCGATTGATCTCGACACGGTCAGCAAGGCCTACGGCGCCTTCAAGGCGTTGGACGGTGTTTCGCTTAGGATCGAGCCCGGCGAGTTCATGACGCTGCTCGGACCGAGCGGCTCGGGCAAGACGACGACGCTCAACGTCATCGCCGGTTTCACCGATGTGACCAGCGGCAAGCTGCTGGTCGGGGGGAAGAGCGTGGTCGGCGTGCCGGCGCACAGGCGCAATATCGGCGTCGTCTTCCAGCATTACGCGCTGTTTCCACACATGACCGTCGGGCGCAACGTCGCCTATCCGCTGACGTTGCGCGGCGTCGCGCAGGATGAGCGCAAGGCCCGCGTCGCGAAAGCACTCGACATGGTCAAGATGGGCGACTTCGCGCATCGCTATCCGAGCGAGCTGTCCGGCGGCCAGCAGCAGCGCGTTGCGCTGGCGCGCGCCATCGTCTTCGATCCGCCGCTGCTCTTGATGGACGAACCGCTCGGCGCGCTCGACAAGAAGCTGCGCGAATGGCTGCAGCTCGAGATCAAGCGCATCCACCGCGAGCTTGGCACCACCTTCGTCTATGTCACGCACGACCAGGAAGAGGCGCTGGTGCTGTCGGACCGGATCGCCGTGTTCAATCGCGGGCGCATCGAGCAGGTCGGCACCGGCCGCCAGCTCTATGACGAGCCGGCGACCTTGTTCGTCGGCCGCTTCATCGGCGATTCCACCGTGCTGCGCGGCGAGGTGAAGAGCGACGGCACAAGCACGGCGCTGACCATCGCCGGTGAGACGGTCAGCGCGCCGCGCCGGCTCGCGGGCGAAGCCAATCCGGTCATGCTGCTGCGGCCGGAGAAACTCGCCATCCGCCGGCCGGGGCATGATGCCGGCGGCACGAACCGGCTGTCGGGAACAATCGCCGAGGCGATCTATCTCGGTTCGGGCTCGAAATACGAAGTGAAGCTCGGCGACGGCTCGACCGCGATCGTGCGTTCGCCGCTCGCCGGCGAAAGCTTCGGCCTCGGCGAGAAGGTCGAGCTGTGCTTCGACGGCGCCGATGCGAAACTTCTGCCCGACGACAGCACGGCCGACATGACGCTCACCTGA
- a CDS encoding ABC transporter permease: MEMKPLTRVILGLVCLLVAIWLVAPTLVVVPMSFNENKSLAFPPQGFSWQWYQNFATNPEWSTSFLNSLKVASLVAVLATVLGTLAAFGLDRMKARPANLLRMLMLTPMVVPGVVLAIGIYAVYLDAQLVGTLTGFVLAHTILALPFVLIAVSANLEVFDRRLETAAASLGAGALTTFRTVTLPLILPGILSGLLFAFATSFDEIVVSLFITNPYLKTLPVQIFSSITRDADPTVAAVGTILLCATTILIGGGMLLLGRERKGRL, encoded by the coding sequence ATGGAGATGAAGCCGCTCACCCGCGTTATCCTTGGGCTTGTCTGCCTGCTCGTCGCGATCTGGTTGGTGGCGCCAACGCTGGTCGTCGTGCCGATGTCGTTCAACGAGAACAAGTCGCTCGCTTTCCCGCCGCAGGGCTTTTCCTGGCAATGGTACCAGAACTTCGCCACCAATCCGGAATGGTCGACCAGCTTCCTCAACTCGCTCAAGGTCGCTTCGCTGGTGGCGGTGCTGGCGACGGTGCTCGGCACGCTCGCCGCCTTCGGCCTCGACCGGATGAAAGCGCGGCCGGCCAATCTCTTGCGCATGCTGATGCTGACGCCAATGGTGGTGCCGGGCGTGGTTCTGGCCATCGGCATCTATGCCGTCTATCTCGACGCGCAACTCGTCGGCACGCTGACGGGCTTCGTGCTTGCGCACACCATCCTCGCGCTGCCCTTCGTGCTGATCGCGGTCTCGGCCAATCTCGAAGTGTTCGACAGGCGGCTTGAGACGGCGGCGGCAAGTCTCGGCGCCGGCGCGCTGACCACGTTCCGCACAGTGACGCTGCCGCTGATCCTGCCCGGCATCCTGTCCGGCCTGCTGTTCGCCTTCGCCACGTCCTTCGACGAGATCGTGGTATCGCTCTTCATCACCAACCCCTATCTCAAGACGTTGCCGGTGCAGATATTTTCCTCGATCACGCGCGATGCCGACCCGACGGTCGCGGCCGTCGGCACCATCCTGTTATGCGCCACCACGATCCTGATCGGCGGCGGCATGCTCCTCCTTGGCCGCGAGCGGAAGGGACGCCTATGA
- a CDS encoding ABC transporter permease: MSALEPTTPSARQRAGWAWRPYALTLPALILLVAVIGYPLLTIVLRSLSEPQWGLQNYAWFFGAPVNLTVLQRTFTISAWVTVVCVLCAYPYAYLMTAVGPRVRLVLVLCVLIPFWVSGVVRTLSWVILLQDSGVINSLLRSAGFDGVRLIRTQTGVVIGMAQVLLPFMILPLYSVMKTIDLRLVQAARSLGARPSRAFFTVYLPLSLPGVYAGAIIVFILALGFYITPALLGGPRSTMLSTLVQTQVLSLLQWGRGGAMGVVLLIATFVLLALAAPVMRSRHREAGRR; encoded by the coding sequence GTGAGCGCGCTCGAACCGACGACGCCTTCTGCCCGGCAAAGGGCGGGCTGGGCATGGCGGCCGTACGCGCTCACGCTGCCGGCGCTTATCCTGCTGGTGGCCGTGATCGGCTATCCGCTGCTCACAATCGTGCTGCGGAGCCTGTCGGAGCCGCAATGGGGGCTGCAGAACTACGCCTGGTTCTTCGGCGCGCCGGTCAATCTGACGGTGCTCCAGCGCACCTTCACCATCTCGGCCTGGGTGACCGTGGTCTGCGTGCTCTGCGCTTATCCTTACGCCTATCTGATGACCGCGGTCGGGCCGCGCGTGCGGCTCGTCCTGGTGCTTTGCGTCTTGATCCCGTTCTGGGTGAGCGGCGTGGTTCGCACGCTCTCCTGGGTGATCCTGCTGCAGGATTCGGGCGTCATCAATTCGCTGCTGAGATCAGCCGGCTTCGACGGCGTCCGGCTGATCCGCACCCAGACGGGCGTGGTGATCGGCATGGCGCAGGTGCTTTTGCCTTTCATGATCCTGCCGCTCTATTCCGTGATGAAGACCATAGATCTCAGGCTGGTACAGGCGGCGCGAAGCCTTGGCGCGCGGCCGTCGCGCGCTTTCTTCACCGTCTATCTGCCGCTGTCGCTGCCGGGCGTCTATGCCGGCGCGATCATCGTCTTCATCCTGGCGCTGGGCTTCTACATCACGCCGGCGCTGCTCGGCGGACCGCGCTCGACCATGCTGTCGACACTGGTGCAGACGCAGGTGCTCAGCCTGCTGCAATGGGGTCGCGGCGGCGCCATGGGCGTGGTGCTTCTGATCGCGACCTTCGTCTTGCTGGCGCTGGCGGCACCGGTCATGCGGTCCAGGCATCGCGAGGCGGGACGACGCTGA
- a CDS encoding extracellular solute-binding protein, translated as MLKSRYGIGAVLALGVLTGAAFAQDKPVAGEVKEGSLKGKTLTFVSYGGIYQDGQVAALKEFVDKSGVKLLNDGPTEIAKLQAQVESGNVTWDVVDTDDLPPYVYCGKLFQKLDLSKLDVSKIPEGQVGECSVPAMNYGVVLMYNKEKYKDNPPKSWADFFDTEKFPGVRGIDGSGSPTGGLLEQAFKYAGGDPKAMTVADIDKAIDVVRKLGPDTIFWKTGAESQQLAESGEADMLMMWTGRAMTAVKNGAKYAPAWQDWLVVMDQMTIPVGVKDTDAAYALLNAYLGKNAQEILTEKTSYTPINSEAQPKVDASVAAFLTNTPERQKQGYKQNFKFWVPNFAVAQEKWSALMAGN; from the coding sequence ATGCTGAAATCGAGATATGGCATCGGCGCCGTTCTGGCGCTTGGGGTTCTGACCGGCGCCGCCTTCGCGCAGGACAAGCCCGTGGCTGGCGAGGTGAAGGAAGGCTCGCTCAAAGGCAAGACCCTGACCTTCGTCTCCTATGGCGGCATCTACCAGGACGGCCAGGTGGCGGCGCTGAAGGAGTTCGTCGACAAGTCCGGCGTCAAGCTGCTCAATGACGGTCCGACCGAGATCGCCAAGCTGCAAGCGCAGGTCGAATCCGGCAATGTCACCTGGGACGTCGTCGATACGGACGACCTGCCGCCTTACGTCTATTGCGGCAAGCTGTTCCAGAAGCTCGATCTCTCCAAGCTCGACGTCTCGAAGATCCCGGAAGGCCAGGTCGGCGAATGCTCGGTGCCGGCGATGAACTACGGCGTCGTGCTGATGTACAACAAGGAGAAGTACAAGGATAATCCGCCCAAGAGCTGGGCCGACTTCTTCGACACCGAGAAATTCCCGGGCGTGCGCGGCATCGACGGCTCCGGCAGCCCGACCGGCGGCCTGCTCGAACAGGCCTTCAAATATGCGGGCGGCGATCCGAAGGCGATGACCGTGGCCGATATCGACAAGGCCATCGACGTGGTCCGCAAGCTCGGCCCCGATACCATCTTCTGGAAGACGGGCGCCGAATCGCAGCAGCTCGCTGAATCCGGCGAGGCCGACATGCTGATGATGTGGACCGGCCGCGCCATGACCGCGGTCAAGAACGGCGCAAAATACGCGCCGGCCTGGCAGGATTGGCTGGTGGTGATGGACCAGATGACGATCCCGGTCGGCGTCAAGGACACGGATGCCGCGTACGCGCTGCTCAACGCCTATCTCGGCAAGAATGCCCAGGAGATCCTGACGGAGAAGACGTCCTACACGCCGATCAACAGCGAGGCGCAGCCCAAGGTCGACGCTTCCGTCGCCGCCTTCCTGACCAACACGCCGGAGCGCCAGAAGCAGGGCTACAAGCAGAACTTCAAGTTCTGGGTGCCGAACTTCGCCGTGGCGCAGGAAAAGTGGTCTGCGCTGATGGCCGGCAACTGA
- a CDS encoding helix-turn-helix domain-containing protein: MPKASHKSQASNGNKNGLVATAAQEVLGMRLKNLRLARRLSLRDLAEATGTSASFISQLERGLTGASTASLNQMASALGVSVALLFAESTAQDHHGVLRRSERPSLPPSDGCRKMLLSRPPLSDMEVYVGEFEIGGSTGPDQYTHGDAHEMLIVLRGVVEVFLGEARHVLEEGDSVEYTTSTPHRTENIGSGRAEVMWIIAPPTSARAELDQYTTWKPPAAR; the protein is encoded by the coding sequence ATGCCCAAGGCTTCCCATAAGAGCCAGGCTTCAAACGGGAACAAGAACGGTTTGGTCGCGACAGCCGCCCAAGAAGTGCTGGGCATGCGTCTCAAGAACCTTCGCCTTGCCCGCCGGCTTTCCTTGCGCGACCTCGCCGAGGCGACCGGCACCAGTGCCAGCTTCATCAGCCAGCTCGAACGCGGTCTGACTGGCGCCAGCACGGCGTCGCTCAACCAGATGGCTTCGGCGCTCGGCGTCAGCGTCGCGCTGCTCTTCGCGGAGAGCACGGCTCAAGATCACCACGGCGTGCTCAGGCGCAGCGAACGCCCAAGCCTGCCGCCCAGCGACGGCTGCCGCAAGATGCTGCTTTCGCGGCCGCCGCTGAGCGACATGGAGGTCTATGTCGGCGAGTTCGAGATCGGCGGCTCGACCGGCCCCGACCAATACACGCATGGCGACGCGCATGAGATGCTGATCGTGCTGCGCGGCGTCGTCGAGGTCTTCCTAGGCGAGGCGCGCCATGTGCTCGAAGAGGGCGACAGCGTCGAATACACGACGTCCACCCCGCATCGCACGGAGAACATCGGCAGCGGCCGGGCCGAAGTGATGTGGATCATCGCGCCGCCGACCTCGGCGCGCGCCGAGCTCGATCAATACACGACCTGGAAACCGCCTGCCGCCAGGTGA